The region GGCGGATGGCGGGTTGCCGGACCGAGAATCTATCCGCCCTTTGCCGACACACCGGCATGGCGGACGCGGTTACAAGACGTAAACCTGGACGGAAAAACCTACTGGAAGGCGGGTGAAAAATACCAGGTTGCGATGTACATGAACCGTTTTAAGGACGACAAGCGCCCTAACGAAGAGCGCTATCTGATTACCCTCTCGATAGGCAAGCCGTGGACATCTTTCGATGCTGATGAGTGAGCCGGGAGTGAGCCTGCGATCCCGCCACCCCAATGGTGGGCGACCAATATCAGACGCTGCTGCGTCTGGGACGACTCAAAGCCCCCGGATATCCCACCGAAGAACGCTGCTTCATCAGCCTGGCACTCGCTAAACCCTGGGTACCTGTCGATGAAATCGAAGACCAAGCCGATCCCGTGATTTTTAGCCTCCAACCCCAGTAACAAGGAACCCCGCCATGCCAACCCCTGCCTTCATGACTCTCCTTGGTGAAACACAAGGTCTTATTAGCGCCGGCGCCTTCACCGAAGCATCGGTGGGTAACATTTACCAGTTGGGGCGTGAGGACCAGATCATGATTCAGGCCCTGAGCCATGGCATTTTTGTACCCAGAGGTTCGGGCGCGGGCTGCCGGATGCACAAGCCCTTGATCATCACCAAGGCGATCGACAAGTCTTCGCCGCTGATCAATATCGCGTTGTGTTCCGGGGAGCTGCTCAGTAAGTGTCGTGTCGAGTGGTATCGCACCTCGGCTCACGGCACGCAGGAACATTTCTACACGATGGAGCTGGAGGACGCGGTGATCATCGGCGCCGAAATACTCATGCCGCATTGTCAGGACCCCGGCACCGCTCACCTGACTCAGCTGGAAAAGGTCCACTTCAGTTACCGGCGCATCTGTTGGCGGCATGAAATCAGCCGGACCATGGGTTCCGATGAGTGGAGTACCGAGGCACAGGCATGAGGCTGATCAATACGTTCCAGCTGTGCGCTTGGGAACGCCAGCAGGCGTATTCCAGCGAGGAAGCCGTGGAACATGTTCGCCAGGCCTTGCACGATCACCCACCCATCGCAGGCCTCGACGAGTTGCGTGCTGGCTTGCTGATCGATATCGACAGCGAGGTGCTTGATCAGGTTGAGCGCGGTGAGTGGTGTTTGATCAAGCCTGAAGCTGACTACGGTGACTGGGTGATGCCGGTGCGGACCTTTGATCAAAAAATCATGCTGTTGATGAAGAATCCGCCCGTCCAGCCCTCACGATCTCCAAGGATTTTCCGTCTCGTTGACAGCGTAACGGGGGAACCGCTGGAGCGGCAGCGTTACATCGCGACCTTGGACGGGCAGGCCGTCCAGCGCTCTACCGATGGTGAAGGCATTGCTCATCTTTTTACGCCGGACGAAGTGCGGCAAATTTCCATGGAGGTCATAGGCGCTAGCGCGAGCATGGACGTTTGAGTTCATTGGCATCCATTGCGGCCAGTGAGTCGGTAATTTTTCAGGATTACCCCTACGGCGGGTGCCGGCCAAAGGCACGTTGTTGTATGGTTGTGGTCGAATCGACGAACTCAAGTGATTGAAAGGATATCGCCATGCTGGACTGGAAGAACCGCGCGGGCAGTGCGCCTGAACGTGCCGCTGAACCGAAATCGGCCACCCGCAGTTACTTTGGTGGCCTGTTGTTCAGTCGGGCACTGGCCACTCTGATTGGCCTTTATCTGTTACTGACCATTGGCCTGGGCATTTACTGGAGCGAGGAGCCTGCGCTATTTCCGGTCCAGCAGAACG is a window of Pseudomonas sp. DC1.2 DNA encoding:
- a CDS encoding Hcp family type VI secretion system effector, with protein sequence MPTPAFMTLLGETQGLISAGAFTEASVGNIYQLGREDQIMIQALSHGIFVPRGSGAGCRMHKPLIITKAIDKSSPLINIALCSGELLSKCRVEWYRTSAHGTQEHFYTMELEDAVIIGAEILMPHCQDPGTAHLTQLEKVHFSYRRICWRHEISRTMGSDEWSTEAQA